One Proteiniborus ethanoligenes genomic window carries:
- a CDS encoding lactate dehydrogenase, with protein sequence MGGMHVYFYKVNEKTLFSFRKYNELYEIQEREAINSEGILYFLTELELKASRRSFSVSDPSLLYLKNEDLSLLKTPEKLDYEINDWILKKIYSNKVMGINTNYSWRSLLDYSHPAKWKINLVGLGDVGGILLTGLRLLGSSCISQIGIYSRSKESTTRWELEANQILDAFNEEEYPLVKAIPKEELFNCHMFVFCASKNVPQVGEDVKDVRLYQFESNSKIISEYAHMAREKGFKGIFAVVSDPVDLLCKVALIESNKDSQGIVDYNGLAPEQIRGYGLGVMNGRAAYYASKNPLTASYDAEGRAFGPHGQGLIIANSIENYDEKLSEYLTEKTLGANLEVRAVGYKPFIAPALSSGALSIIATIKGNWHYSATYIGGAYMGAKNRLTPSGTELERLNLPVELERKLEETFERLADII encoded by the coding sequence ATTGGAGGGATGCATGTGTATTTTTATAAGGTAAATGAAAAAACATTGTTTTCTTTTAGAAAGTATAATGAGCTTTATGAAATACAAGAAAGAGAAGCTATAAATTCAGAAGGAATCCTCTATTTTCTTACAGAGCTAGAGTTAAAAGCATCTAGAAGGAGCTTCTCTGTTTCAGACCCTTCATTGTTATATTTAAAAAATGAAGACTTAAGCTTGCTAAAAACACCTGAAAAATTGGACTATGAAATTAATGATTGGATTCTTAAGAAAATCTACTCTAATAAGGTCATGGGAATTAATACAAACTATAGCTGGAGAAGCCTTTTAGACTACTCTCACCCAGCAAAGTGGAAAATAAACCTAGTAGGACTTGGTGATGTAGGAGGAATTCTATTAACGGGACTTAGGCTTTTAGGAAGTAGCTGTATATCCCAGATAGGTATATACTCAAGGTCTAAGGAGTCTACTACTAGATGGGAGCTAGAAGCAAACCAAATACTAGATGCCTTTAACGAAGAGGAATATCCCTTAGTCAAGGCCATACCTAAGGAGGAGCTGTTCAATTGTCATATGTTTGTATTTTGTGCTTCAAAAAATGTACCTCAGGTTGGAGAAGATGTAAAGGATGTTAGGCTTTATCAGTTTGAAAGCAACTCTAAAATCATAAGTGAATACGCCCATATGGCAAGAGAAAAAGGCTTTAAAGGAATATTTGCTGTAGTGTCAGACCCTGTTGATTTACTGTGTAAAGTTGCCCTTATAGAAAGCAATAAGGACTCTCAAGGCATAGTAGACTATAATGGACTTGCTCCAGAGCAAATAAGAGGCTATGGGCTTGGAGTAATGAATGGACGAGCTGCCTATTATGCTTCTAAAAATCCACTTACAGCATCATATGATGCTGAAGGACGAGCCTTTGGTCCACATGGTCAGGGCTTAATAATAGCTAATAGTATTGAAAATTATGATGAAAAGCTATCTGAATATCTAACTGAGAAAACCTTGGGAGCTAATCTAGAAGTTAGAGCTGTTGGATATAAGCCTTTTATAGCCCCTGCCCTATCCTCTGGTGCTCTTTCAATAATAGCAACCATAAAAGGTAACTGGCACTACAGTGCTACCTATATTGGTGGAGCTTATATGGGTGCTAAAAACAGATTAACCCCTTCTGGAACAGAGCTTGAAAGATTAAATCTCCCAGTTGAGCTAGAAAGAAAATTAGAGGAAACCTTTGAAAGGCTGGCTGATATTATATGA
- a CDS encoding flavodoxin family protein translates to MMDLYLIIPEKTSDVLSQMIDEIIEGWNPIFIRDEKNLPNLQNKRIIFAVELNDAGINLGLYRILTEIFRRGKQALYSSIGGILMHSNTELYTKTVARDIIFLTNELGLSFLGRPLVEATGSLSNFLTMQKVSKKPLIDVCLDSCRDLSMRLKDPHLSAVENPKILVLHASSEHTSNTLMLWDMVKKHLGSHTVNEIHIENGTVQDCIGCPYKICKHYGQQTSCFYGGIMVEEVYPAILDSDVLIWLCPNYNDAISANLSAVVNRLTALFRKTKFYNKSFFSIIVSGNSGSDSVAKQLIGALNINKTFRLPPYFSLMATANDAGHINKVENIHDLAKEFALNVITETEKRLR, encoded by the coding sequence ATGATGGATCTATACCTAATAATACCTGAAAAGACCTCAGATGTATTATCTCAAATGATTGATGAGATTATAGAAGGCTGGAACCCAATATTTATTAGGGATGAAAAAAACCTTCCTAATCTACAAAACAAGAGAATAATTTTTGCTGTTGAGCTTAACGATGCAGGTATTAACTTAGGATTATATAGGATTCTTACAGAAATATTCAGAAGAGGAAAACAGGCCTTATATAGCTCCATAGGTGGAATCCTTATGCATAGTAATACTGAACTGTATACTAAAACAGTTGCAAGAGATATTATATTTTTAACTAATGAGCTTGGTCTTTCTTTCCTAGGAAGGCCCTTAGTAGAAGCAACTGGTTCTTTAAGTAATTTCTTAACTATGCAAAAGGTATCTAAAAAACCACTGATTGATGTCTGTTTAGATAGCTGTAGAGACTTAAGCATGAGACTTAAAGACCCTCATCTCTCAGCTGTTGAAAACCCTAAGATATTAGTGCTGCATGCAAGTAGTGAGCATACTTCTAATACCCTAATGCTATGGGATATGGTAAAGAAGCATTTAGGAAGTCATACTGTTAATGAGATACATATAGAAAATGGAACTGTACAAGATTGCATAGGATGTCCCTATAAAATATGTAAGCATTATGGACAACAGACTAGCTGCTTTTACGGTGGAATTATGGTGGAGGAAGTATATCCTGCAATACTTGATTCCGATGTTTTGATTTGGCTTTGTCCTAATTATAATGATGCTATTTCAGCAAATCTTTCAGCAGTAGTCAATCGTTTAACTGCTCTTTTCAGAAAAACAAAATTTTATAATAAAAGCTTTTTTAGTATTATAGTATCAGGAAACTCAGGCAGTGATTCTGTAGCAAAGCAGTTAATAGGCGCTTTAAATATAAATAAAACCTTTAGGCTTCCACCTTATTTTAGTCTAATGGCTACTGCAAATGATGCAGGCCATATAAATAAGGTTGAAAATATTCATGATTTAGCTAAAGAGTTTGCATTGAATGTAATAACAGAAACAGAAAAACGGCTAAGATAA
- a CDS encoding carboxymuconolactone decarboxylase family protein: protein MDRIEKNFKYFLEKYGHIYEAYETYGQKLHNDGGPLDEKSRWLIKVAISAACKHHYSVRTHIRKALKCGCTREEIEHSLMLVAPTAGFPAFMEALMCLREELDEDAL from the coding sequence ATGGATAGAATAGAAAAGAACTTTAAGTATTTTTTAGAAAAATACGGACACATATACGAAGCATATGAAACTTATGGGCAAAAATTACATAATGATGGAGGGCCACTTGATGAGAAATCTCGCTGGTTAATAAAGGTGGCAATATCTGCAGCATGCAAGCATCATTATTCTGTAAGAACTCACATTAGAAAAGCATTAAAATGTGGATGTACAAGAGAGGAAATAGAGCATTCTCTTATGCTAGTAGCACCTACAGCTGGATTTCCTGCCTTTATGGAAGCACTAATGTGCTTAAGAGAAGAACTTGATGAGGATGCGTTATAA
- a CDS encoding GTP pyrophosphokinase — protein sequence MILYWEKILIPYEQAVEELKVKFKAIRNEYRRLDEYSPIEFVTGRVKAISSIIDKARLRDVPLDRIEEEIEDIAGIRIMCQLVDDIEKVVQLIRDRDGKDIKIVEERDYITNIKESGYRSYHIIIKYKVHTVFGEKEILAEIQIRTLAMNFWATIEHSLNYKFSKNIPKDIKERLKNAAEAAFLLDKEMSEIRDDIVDAQELFQMKSSLIVDILRKIQNLYFTGRIKEFEGVQERFLILQEIGDVNELKKFSRELDNMIL from the coding sequence ATGATTTTATATTGGGAGAAAATATTAATACCATATGAACAAGCTGTAGAAGAGCTGAAGGTAAAGTTTAAGGCAATAAGAAATGAGTATAGGAGACTTGATGAATATTCGCCTATTGAATTTGTAACAGGAAGAGTTAAGGCTATATCTAGCATTATTGACAAGGCTAGACTTAGAGATGTTCCACTGGATAGAATTGAAGAGGAAATTGAGGATATAGCAGGTATCCGTATTATGTGTCAGCTTGTAGATGATATTGAAAAAGTGGTTCAGCTTATAAGAGACAGGGACGGCAAGGATATAAAAATAGTTGAGGAAAGAGACTATATAACTAATATTAAGGAAAGCGGATATAGAAGTTATCACATAATAATTAAATACAAGGTTCATACTGTATTTGGAGAAAAGGAAATATTAGCTGAAATACAGATAAGAACACTTGCTATGAATTTCTGGGCTACTATTGAACATTCTCTTAACTACAAATTCTCAAAAAATATTCCAAAGGATATAAAAGAACGTCTTAAAAATGCAGCAGAGGCAGCTTTTCTCTTAGATAAGGAAATGTCTGAAATCAGGGATGATATTGTAGATGCTCAAGAACTTTTTCAGATGAAATCTTCTTTAATCGTAGATATACTAAGAAAAATACAAAATCTATATTTTACAGGAAGAATTAAGGAATTTGAAGGAGTGCAAGAAAGATTTTTAATATTACAGGAAATAGGAGATGTAAATGAGCTTAAAAAATTTAGTAGAGAATTAGATAATATGATATTATAA
- a CDS encoding xanthine phosphoribosyltransferase, with protein sequence MELLKKKILDEAGVEEGHILKVDSFLNHQLDIAFLNEVGKEFKRLFNDNNITKILTLETSGIAIASIAAQYFNVPVVFAKKIETKNLDKETYDSDVYSYTKGRTYKIRVSKKYILPEDRILIIDDFLANAQAALGLMDIINKAGAKLEGIGIVIEKGFQDGGELLRKKGVNLQSLVIIDSLEENNIKFR encoded by the coding sequence ATGGAGCTGCTAAAGAAAAAAATATTAGATGAAGCGGGAGTAGAAGAGGGACATATTTTAAAAGTCGATAGCTTTTTAAATCATCAGCTAGACATAGCTTTTTTAAATGAGGTAGGAAAAGAATTTAAAAGATTATTTAATGACAACAATATCACTAAAATACTTACTCTTGAAACCTCAGGCATTGCTATAGCAAGCATAGCCGCTCAATACTTCAATGTACCTGTAGTATTTGCAAAAAAAATAGAAACTAAAAACCTAGATAAAGAAACATATGATAGTGATGTATATTCTTATACAAAGGGTAGAACATACAAGATAAGAGTTTCAAAAAAATATATCCTCCCAGAAGACCGTATACTAATAATAGATGATTTTCTAGCCAATGCCCAAGCTGCATTGGGTCTAATGGATATTATAAATAAAGCAGGGGCAAAGCTAGAAGGAATAGGTATAGTAATTGAAAAAGGATTTCAAGATGGGGGAGAGCTTTTAAGAAAAAAAGGTGTTAACCTACAATCACTAGTTATAATAGATTCATTAGAGGAAAATAATATTAAATTTAGATAA
- a CDS encoding serine dehydratase subunit alpha family protein, translated as MKFYEKDKIIELLKREIVPALGCTEPIAVALASAKAKEILNAFPDTIEILVSGNILKNGMGVGIPGTDMTGLSIAAALGAIGGRSEEGLEVLKYISEKDIKLAKEFVKSEKVSVSLKSKCEKLYIECICRKDDEYSKVIIRREHSNIEYIEHNGDIVCNNTEKLDNLIQKKDNEVELSIEKIYDFATSVDVSEVKFILEGMRLNKAIAEEGLSKEYGLQVGKKIIENIHKGILSNDIMTHAMALTAAASDARMAGCMMPVMSNSGSGNQGITVMLPVVAVGERLNVSEEKLIRALVISNLVAIHIKHHLGKLSALCGCVIAAGGASSGITYILGGDVQNISYAIKNMVGNISGMICDGAKIGCALKVSTGASAAVQSALLAIDGIEVSHMEGIIDRDIENTIINLANIGVEGMGETDKLILDIMLNKS; from the coding sequence ATGAAGTTTTATGAGAAAGATAAAATTATAGAATTATTGAAAAGAGAAATAGTTCCTGCTCTTGGGTGCACTGAGCCTATTGCAGTTGCATTAGCTTCAGCAAAGGCAAAGGAGATATTAAATGCTTTTCCTGATACGATTGAAATACTAGTAAGTGGAAATATTTTAAAAAATGGAATGGGAGTAGGTATTCCAGGAACAGACATGACAGGACTTAGTATAGCAGCAGCTTTAGGTGCTATAGGAGGTAGATCAGAGGAAGGTTTAGAGGTACTAAAATATATATCAGAGAAAGACATAAAATTAGCAAAAGAATTTGTTAAGTCTGAAAAAGTATCAGTAAGCTTAAAGAGTAAATGTGAAAAGCTATATATTGAATGTATCTGTAGAAAAGATGATGAGTACTCAAAGGTAATTATTAGAAGAGAACATTCTAACATTGAGTACATAGAGCATAATGGGGATATAGTCTGCAACAATACTGAAAAATTAGATAATCTTATACAGAAAAAAGATAATGAAGTAGAATTAAGCATAGAAAAAATATATGATTTTGCAACAAGTGTAGATGTATCAGAAGTAAAATTTATTTTAGAAGGTATGAGGCTTAATAAAGCAATAGCCGAAGAGGGCTTATCAAAAGAATATGGTCTACAGGTAGGTAAAAAAATAATTGAAAATATCCATAAAGGCATTTTATCTAATGATATCATGACTCATGCTATGGCATTGACTGCAGCAGCATCAGATGCAAGAATGGCAGGATGCATGATGCCTGTTATGAGCAACTCTGGTAGTGGAAACCAAGGTATAACAGTTATGCTACCTGTTGTAGCAGTGGGAGAGAGATTAAATGTAAGTGAAGAGAAGCTTATTAGGGCTCTAGTCATAAGTAATCTAGTTGCAATCCATATTAAACATCATCTAGGCAAGCTTTCTGCCTTATGTGGCTGTGTAATTGCTGCAGGTGGTGCAAGCAGTGGAATCACATATATATTAGGTGGAGATGTACAAAATATTTCCTATGCAATAAAAAACATGGTTGGTAATATTTCAGGCATGATATGTGATGGAGCTAAGATAGGATGTGCTCTTAAGGTATCCACCGGTGCAAGTGCTGCTGTACAATCTGCATTATTAGCTATTGATGGCATAGAAGTTTCTCATATGGAGGGTATTATAGACAGGGATATCGAAAATACTATTATAAACTTAGCCAATATTGGTGTAGAGGGAATGGGTGAAACAGACAAGTTAATTCTTGATATTATGTTAAATAAGAGTTAA
- a CDS encoding aspartate-semialdehyde dehydrogenase: MKKLNVAVVGATGMVGRTIIKMLEERSFPINNLYLYASAKSKGATVQFNNLEYIVEELNDASFDRDIDIALFSAGGDISKDYAPKAKEKGIVVIDNSSAWRMDKDVPLIVPEVNPQDIKWHNGIISNPNCSTIQVVVPLKPLHDAFKIERIVYSTYQAVSGSGVGGIADLENGINGIANKKYPHPIAYNCIPHIDTFMDNGYTKEELKMIEETKKILNDPSLKITATTVRVPVKNCHSVSVNLQFERAFEMQEIYEVLYKSNGVVVEDNTDKNIYPMAITVDGQDQVYVGRIRRDFSVENGINLWVVADNVRKGAATNAVQIAELVAKNL, translated from the coding sequence TTGAAAAAACTAAATGTTGCAGTAGTTGGTGCCACAGGAATGGTAGGAAGAACAATTATTAAAATGCTGGAGGAAAGAAGCTTTCCTATTAACAATTTATATCTTTATGCTTCTGCAAAATCAAAGGGTGCAACAGTTCAATTCAATAATTTGGAATATATTGTTGAAGAGCTAAATGATGCTTCCTTTGATAGGGACATAGATATTGCCCTATTTTCCGCAGGAGGAGATATAAGTAAAGACTATGCTCCCAAGGCAAAAGAAAAAGGTATAGTTGTAATAGATAATAGTAGTGCTTGGAGAATGGATAAGGATGTTCCTCTTATAGTGCCTGAGGTAAATCCACAGGATATAAAATGGCACAATGGTATAATATCTAATCCAAACTGCTCGACAATACAGGTAGTTGTGCCATTAAAGCCACTTCATGATGCTTTTAAGATAGAAAGAATTGTCTATTCAACTTATCAAGCTGTTTCAGGCTCAGGTGTAGGTGGCATTGCAGACTTAGAAAATGGAATAAATGGTATAGCTAACAAAAAATATCCTCATCCAATTGCGTACAATTGTATTCCACATATAGATACATTTATGGATAATGGATATACTAAAGAGGAGTTGAAAATGATTGAAGAAACAAAAAAAATTCTAAATGACCCTAGCCTTAAAATAACAGCTACTACGGTTAGGGTTCCAGTTAAGAATTGCCATAGTGTGTCTGTAAATCTCCAGTTTGAAAGAGCTTTCGAAATGCAAGAGATATATGAGGTTTTATATAAGAGTAATGGAGTCGTAGTTGAGGATAATACGGATAAGAACATATATCCTATGGCAATAACTGTAGACGGTCAAGACCAGGTATATGTAGGTAGGATTAGGAGAGACTTCAGTGTAGAAAATGGAATAAATCTATGGGTTGTGGCAGATAATGTTAGAAAAGGAGCTGCAACTAATGCAGTTCAAATAGCAGAACTAGTAGCAAAAAACTTATAA
- a CDS encoding M16 family metallopeptidase encodes MGRQFFDWKEYVLDNGLKIITIKKDTELCSIHLGVDIGPVNEEENEKGLCHFIEHMLFKGTKSRTNIDIDQDLENRAGSYNAYTTYTSTVFSITALFNELEASMEILSDIIVNSTFPSEEIDKERGVILAEFRNGYDDVEQYSFSQVNKAGFEKSPLKYDILGKESLVKSFTRDEIIAFYNRYYIPNNSAISIVSSLEHEEVFEKTREFFEKWESKELKKKEIIVEKNRNVELVSYKKEIEQNTIVYLYTFYNLTRDEELALDILNHKLGESPNSILFRALREERGIAYDIYSEIDITDYIKTLYIYSSTSEEDIFEAKKTIDYCIESIVNKHALINESNISLMKKVMKTGIASILEDSEGLGNYVLHQRLMNKRIDAFVEDLEALNNIKAEDVYEVAKKVLINPTIHMLLSQK; translated from the coding sequence ATGGGAAGACAGTTTTTTGATTGGAAAGAGTATGTTTTAGACAACGGACTTAAGATAATTACTATAAAGAAAGACACAGAGCTTTGTTCTATACATTTAGGAGTTGATATAGGTCCTGTTAATGAAGAGGAAAATGAAAAGGGACTATGTCATTTTATTGAGCATATGCTTTTTAAAGGTACTAAATCAAGGACAAACATAGATATAGATCAAGATCTAGAAAATAGAGCAGGTTCATACAATGCTTACACAACCTATACCTCCACAGTATTTTCTATAACAGCTCTTTTTAATGAGCTTGAAGCATCTATGGAGATATTATCTGATATTATTGTTAATTCAACTTTTCCATCAGAGGAAATAGATAAGGAAAGAGGAGTAATACTAGCTGAATTTAGAAATGGCTATGATGATGTAGAGCAATATAGCTTTAGCCAAGTGAATAAAGCAGGCTTTGAAAAAAGTCCTCTAAAATACGATATATTAGGCAAAGAAAGCCTCGTAAAAAGCTTTACCAGGGATGAAATAATAGCTTTTTATAATAGATACTATATCCCCAATAATAGTGCAATAAGTATAGTATCATCATTGGAGCACGAAGAGGTTTTCGAAAAGACAAGGGAGTTTTTTGAAAAGTGGGAAAGTAAAGAACTTAAGAAGAAAGAAATAATAGTTGAAAAAAATCGTAATGTTGAATTAGTTTCATATAAAAAGGAAATAGAGCAAAACACTATTGTATATCTTTACACCTTTTATAATCTAACTAGAGATGAAGAGCTTGCTTTAGACATATTAAACCATAAGCTAGGTGAAAGTCCAAATTCTATCCTTTTTAGAGCATTGAGAGAGGAAAGGGGCATTGCCTATGACATATATTCTGAAATAGATATTACTGATTATATTAAGACATTGTATATATACTCTTCCACATCTGAAGAAGATATATTTGAGGCTAAGAAAACCATAGATTATTGTATAGAAAGCATAGTAAACAAACATGCTTTAATAAATGAGAGCAATATATCTTTAATGAAAAAAGTAATGAAAACAGGTATAGCTTCTATTCTTGAGGACTCTGAGGGCTTAGGCAATTATGTTCTTCATCAAAGACTTATGAATAAAAGAATAGACGCATTTGTTGAAGACTTAGAGGCTTTAAATAATATTAAAGCGGAAGATGTATATGAAGTGGCTAAAAAAGTTTTAATCAATCCTACAATTCATATGCTACTAAGCCAAAAATAA